A window of the Miscanthus floridulus cultivar M001 chromosome 14, ASM1932011v1, whole genome shotgun sequence genome harbors these coding sequences:
- the LOC136505050 gene encoding serine/threonine-protein kinase D6PKL1-like: MGSSGCSSEIVESTEEFDSTPFGGSSLLHIKLKDEEKRGKCHDYPVEDDLDQLLKAIDSRTFRRALSPGSTGGDALGKSVLKKPARSGLSQSAGIGISSKTVNMKQALRRLCISQASEMAAMKRLSMSPGSSSSSEAGTIHRLYASLMVQSSSEGLLHDDEKMNLIEISLTPENIDKSSSRGTSEFSEDCEFETADGSAVTSTSICSASSTSAEIRKIRIQDVISGDPMDNESSLVENGKLGSKFSAATDDGSPRVPILSKPITTSRLVKPVFRCKPSGKKKVKEEPSSLGDSSNSTKFCSSKESISLASTSCSSTSSVTNPTSCAEEEKSTPGPEKSDGTSSEWLAEEKGECSQNSKSSISEYGCSTSISGESQFGLCGYSNRPHMAKDLRWLTIRQLALQQGSLGLDNFKLLKRLGCGDIGTVYLAELVDSDCLFALKVMDIEYLINRKKMLRAQAEREILEMLDHPFLPILYAHFTTDNLSCLVMEYCPGGDLHVLRQRQPGKSFPEPAARFYVAEVLLALEYLHMLGVIYRDLKPENILVREDGHIMLSDFDLSLRCSVNPVLLRSSSITANHQPRKLTGPCAENYCINSSCLQQPSCAQTSCFAPRLPSIPKPQKPKSSKKRLPQLVVEPTDARSNSFVGTHEYLAPEIIKGDGHGSAVDWWTFGVFLYELLYGKTPFRGPGNDETLANVVSQNLRFPENPSVSSNAKDLIRGLLVKEPENRFGSLRGAAEIKQHPFFEGLNWALIRSAAPPETQPSNVVTLAKERKKEGKCLEFRSNSEDLEFEVF; encoded by the exons ATGGGGTCGTCTGGCTGTAGCTCTGAGATAGTTGAGTCCACCGAGGAATTCGACAGTACACCCTTTGGTGGATCCAGCTTGCTGCATATTAAACTCAAAGATGAGGAGAAGCGCGGCAAATGTCATGATTATCCTGTGGAAGATGACCTCGACCAGCTTCTTAAAGCTATCGATAGCAGGACCTTCCGAAGGGCGCTTAGTCCTGGTAGTACAGGTGGAGATGCGCTGGGTAAGAGTGTTCTCAAGAAACCAGCTAGGTCTGGGTTGTCTCAAAGTGCAGGCATCGGGATATCCTCCAAGACTGTTAATATGAAGCAAGCGCTAAGAAGGCTATGCATTTCCCAGGCATCAGAAATGGCTGCAATGAAGAGGTTGTCGATGTCACCTGGATCTTCAAGTTCATCCGAAGCTGGGACTATCCACAGGCTTTATGCCTCTTTGATGGTCCAAAGTAGTTCTGAGGGTCTTCtgcatgatgatgagaagatgaacCTGATTGAAATATCGCTCACTCCAGAGAATATTGATAAGAGTTCATCTAGAGGTACGAGTGAGTTCAGTGAAGACTGTGAATTTGAGACAGCTGATGGAAGTGCAGTCACCTCTACCTCTATCTGTTCTGCTTCGTCAACCTCCGCTGAGATTAGGAAGATCAGAATCCAAGATGTCATCAGTGGTGACCCTATGGATAACGAGAGTTCCTTGGTGGAAAATGGTAAACTAGGAAGTAAATTTTCTGCAGCTACTGATGATGGCTCTCCCAGAGTCCCAATCTTGAGCAAACCTATCACTACATCCCGACTTGTGAAGCCAGTCTTTCGATGCAAGCCTTCCGGTAAGAAGAAAGTGAAAGAAGAACCATCTTCGTTGGGTGATTCCTCCAATAGTACTAAATTCTGCTCTTCAAAGGAGTCAATCTCCCTCGCATCAACCAGCTGCTCTTCAACATCTAGTGTTACAAATCCCACCAGCTGTGCAGAAGAAGAGAAATCAACTCCAGGGCCAGAAAAATCTGATGGAACATCTTCCGAGTGGTTGGCAGAGGAAAAGGGCGAGTGTTCCCAGAATTCAAAGAGCAGCATTAGTGAGTATGGTTGTAGCACAAGTATCAGCGGCGAGAGCCAATTTGGATTGTGTGGCTATAGTAACAGGCCACACATGGCAAAGGATCTGCGCTGGCTAACCATTCGTCAGTTGGCATTGCAACAGGGTTCCTTAGGACTCGACAATTTCAAGCTTCTGAAGAGGCTTGGTTGTGGGGACATTGGGACTGTATATCTTGCTGAGTTGGTTGATTCAGATTGCTTATTTGCTTTGAAGGTTATGGACATCGAGTACCTTATTAATAGAAAGAAGATGCTACGAGCACAAGCTGAGAGGGAGATACTAGAAATGCTAGATCATCCATTTCTCCCAATTCTTTATGCCCATTTTACCACAGACAATCTCTCATGCTTGGTCATGGAGTACTGTCCAGGCGGTGATTTGCATGTTCTTCGTCAAAGACAACCTGGAAAAAGCTTTCCAGAGCCAGCAGCAAG GTTTTATGTTGCAGAAGTTCTCCTTGCTTTGGAATATCTTCACATGCTAGGGGTCATATACCGTGATCTAAAGCCAGAGAACATTCTAGTCCGTGAAGATGGGCATATAATGTTATCGGACTTTGACCTTTCACTGAGGTGCTCAGTGAATCCTGTGCTCCTTCGGTCATCTTCTATTACAGCGAACCACCAACCGAGGAAACTTACAGGACCTTGTGCAGAGAACTACTGCATCAATTCGTCTTGCCTCCAGCAACCCTCTTGTGCCCAAACATCTTGCTTCGCACCACGCCTACCATCAATTCCAAAACCTCAGAAGCCTAAGTCCTCCAAGAAAAGGCTTCCGCAGCTTGTTGTAGAGCCTACTGATGCACGCTCTAATTCCTTTGTTGGCACACATGAATACCTTGCACCAGAAATCATCAAAGGGGATGGCCATGGAAGCGCTGTTGACTGGTGGACCTTTGGTGTCTTCCTTTATGAACTTTTATATGGCAAGACACCCTTCAGAGGACCTGGGAATGATGAAACATTGGCAAATGTGGTCTCACAGAATCTCCGGTTCCCAGAGAATCCATCTGTGAGCAGCAATGCCAAAGATCTGATCAGAGGTTTACTGGTGAAGGAGCCTGAGAACAGATTTGGATCGTTGAGAGGAGCTGCTGAGATCAAGCAGCACCCTTTCTTTGAAGGCTTGAATTGGGCTCTAATTCGATCTGCTGCTCCACCCGAGACACAACCTAGCAACGTCGTGACTCTTGCGAAAGAGCGGAAGAAAGAAGGCAAGTGCCTGGAGTTCAGAAGCAACTCCGAGGACCTTGAGTTTGAAGTTTTTTAG